From the genome of Fibrobacter sp., one region includes:
- a CDS encoding PilZ domain-containing protein translates to MIEPLQLFWIFGIVVLVLTLVALWEIQRSYYRREHEVMFGTPLFDAQIKELGLLPDEIRVLEKLVRSSKYENKDAILNTATLFESAVSNYYDFKGEDNVKKEVLEVIARLRRKLNFTASNHLATVTSTRQYNETNRVDVLLDGGTRMFHSTILGTDELGLVVGYDESVGSGRSLVGRNVRLRWTRPEDAVYTAKVAVKSFNSGRLTLSHATNLEKKQLRRWVREPVDFPVVATFEDGSTSNGVLLDLSAGGILLGLPVDCSSGQHLKIKFELPSFGEEDVEIEILRNLGQKNPKFPDYYFLTASFFGAFGWTQERVLQYIFEVHKQKKAPEEA, encoded by the coding sequence ATGATTGAACCCCTGCAACTGTTCTGGATTTTTGGCATTGTGGTCCTAGTGCTTACACTGGTGGCCCTGTGGGAAATTCAGCGCAGTTACTATCGCAGGGAACACGAGGTCATGTTCGGGACGCCTCTCTTTGATGCTCAGATTAAAGAGTTGGGACTTCTTCCTGATGAAATCAGGGTCCTTGAAAAGCTAGTCCGTTCTTCGAAGTACGAAAACAAGGACGCTATCTTGAATACGGCAACCCTCTTTGAATCGGCGGTGTCCAACTACTACGATTTCAAGGGCGAAGACAATGTCAAAAAAGAGGTGCTTGAGGTTATTGCGAGGCTCCGTAGAAAATTGAACTTTACGGCATCGAATCATCTTGCTACAGTAACCTCTACAAGACAGTACAACGAGACGAATCGCGTAGATGTTCTCTTGGACGGTGGAACCCGAATGTTCCATTCGACGATTCTTGGAACGGATGAACTGGGGCTTGTGGTCGGATACGACGAATCCGTAGGTTCGGGGCGCTCCCTGGTGGGCAGGAATGTCCGATTGCGCTGGACCCGGCCAGAAGATGCCGTATACACGGCCAAGGTTGCTGTCAAATCCTTCAATTCGGGCCGCCTTACGCTATCTCATGCGACAAACCTCGAAAAGAAGCAATTGCGCCGTTGGGTTCGCGAACCGGTGGATTTCCCTGTGGTGGCGACCTTTGAAGATGGTTCTACCAGCAATGGGGTGCTTTTGGACCTATCTGCGGGCGGTATCCTTCTTGGGCTTCCGGTGGACTGCTCTTCGGGGCAGCACTTGAAAATCAAGTTCGAGTTGCCCAGTTTTGGTGAAGAAGATGTGGAAATTGAGATTTTGCGCAATTTGGGGCAAAAAAATCCAAAATTTCCGGATTACTATTTCCTGACAGCCTCCTTCTTCGGGGCCTTCGGGTGGACCCAGGAGAGGGTCCTGCAGTACATTTTCGAGGTCCACAAACAAAAAAAGGCCCCCGAAGAGGCCTAA